The Phycisphaerales bacterium AB-hyl4 genome contains a region encoding:
- a CDS encoding LacI family DNA-binding transcriptional regulator → MVEQQTKRRGRPVSLAVIAQRAGVSMVSVSKALNATGDKTQGVSPETIVKIRRIARELGYRPNMAARILRGGKSQMIGAFLDTHAPSAKMAIVAAVEQALARHGYRMMVGQFHDSLERVRDYINDFSMRGVDGVIGFGHDYSDPTLARHVPQALAQMSNVVFVGRARLEQPYNCVTFNYTAGIHMAYDHLLHTGRKRIGMITLDSNALSPQEKLEGYRQAQKTHGHAADPALIGVLPNDMLPSLDTTREIVLRVIQQGGADALIVHSDLCARIVLRALDQSKYVVPRDLAIVSMDNDIDSQYARPSLTTIGYDIEQFAGQIVERVLALIEGEAANEEPEVRIIEPKLIVRESSSN, encoded by the coding sequence ATGGTGGAACAACAGACGAAACGTCGCGGTCGCCCCGTTTCGCTGGCTGTCATTGCCCAGCGGGCCGGCGTGTCCATGGTCAGCGTTTCCAAAGCGCTAAACGCCACTGGCGACAAGACTCAGGGCGTGAGCCCTGAGACGATCGTGAAGATCCGACGCATTGCACGCGAGCTGGGATATCGGCCGAACATGGCCGCCCGCATTCTCCGCGGCGGCAAGTCCCAGATGATCGGGGCGTTCCTCGACACCCATGCTCCGTCCGCCAAGATGGCGATCGTCGCTGCGGTCGAGCAGGCGCTCGCCAGGCATGGCTACCGCATGATGGTCGGCCAGTTCCACGACAGCCTCGAGCGAGTACGCGACTACATCAACGACTTCTCCATGCGCGGCGTCGATGGGGTTATCGGCTTCGGCCACGATTACTCCGACCCGACCCTGGCCAGGCATGTGCCCCAGGCTCTCGCCCAGATGAGCAATGTCGTCTTTGTCGGGCGGGCACGTCTTGAACAGCCATACAACTGCGTGACGTTCAACTACACCGCAGGCATCCACATGGCTTATGACCACCTGCTTCACACCGGGCGAAAGCGCATCGGCATGATCACGCTCGACAGCAACGCGCTTTCCCCTCAGGAAAAGCTCGAAGGCTACCGGCAGGCACAGAAAACGCATGGCCACGCGGCCGACCCTGCCCTCATCGGCGTGCTGCCCAACGACATGCTGCCGTCGCTCGACACCACGCGTGAAATCGTGCTCCGTGTAATTCAGCAAGGCGGCGCGGATGCCCTCATCGTCCATAGCGATTTGTGCGCCCGAATTGTCCTTCGTGCTCTCGATCAATCCAAATATGTCGTCCCACGCGACCTTGCCATCGTCAGTATGGACAACGACATCGATTCTCAGTACGCCCGCCCCTCGCTGACGACCATCGGCTATGACATCGAGCAGTTCGCCGGGCAGATCGTTGAACGCGTCCTTGCCTTGATCGAAGGTGAAGCGGCGAACGAGGAGCCCGAGGTCCGAATCATCGAACCCAAGCTGATCGTTCGCGAGTCCTCGTCAAACTGA
- a CDS encoding type II secretion system protein translates to MANSCGPGHLGGAVPVGDVMLRRRLPSPKHLLGGRLDRQRANALQAGFTLIELLVVISIIALLIALLLPALQSARESARNVQCGTHLRSLGMGLFLYADDYRDTLPPGFGFREDGSARGPWQDAQNPQNVANWARGVSGYAGFNHNTNLWSGNRTTTGIFECPTAAPEHHLPNTWYAMPRALSTTSAFGGQWRPLASLEQPGATVGLLDGFRNLPTLDWWVSELGNVVSDETNRRIYRHRGMTDNFLFLDGHVTPLGEGSEGEGEELEGHYIAWYR, encoded by the coding sequence ATGGCCAACAGCTGCGGTCCTGGGCACTTGGGCGGAGCCGTGCCGGTCGGCGACGTCATGCTGCGGCGTAGATTGCCATCACCCAAACACCTGCTCGGCGGTCGCTTGGACAGGCAGCGGGCCAACGCTCTCCAAGCCGGCTTCACACTCATTGAACTGCTGGTGGTGATTTCGATCATCGCGCTATTGATCGCCCTGCTACTGCCCGCGTTGCAGTCGGCACGGGAGTCGGCGCGAAACGTCCAGTGCGGGACACATCTGCGATCGCTTGGCATGGGGTTGTTCTTATATGCCGACGATTACCGGGACACGTTGCCGCCCGGGTTCGGCTTTCGCGAAGATGGTAGTGCCCGGGGGCCATGGCAGGACGCGCAGAACCCGCAGAATGTCGCGAACTGGGCCCGCGGCGTGTCGGGTTACGCCGGGTTCAACCACAATACCAATCTATGGTCCGGCAATCGCACCACAACCGGAATATTTGAATGCCCGACTGCAGCACCGGAGCATCATCTGCCAAACACCTGGTATGCGATGCCCCGTGCGCTTTCGACGACCTCGGCGTTTGGTGGCCAGTGGCGCCCCCTCGCTTCGCTTGAGCAGCCTGGCGCCACGGTGGGCTTACTCGATGGATTTCGAAATCTGCCCACGCTCGATTGGTGGGTTTCGGAACTTGGCAACGTCGTCTCCGACGAAACGAACCGCCGCATCTACCGCCATCGCGGTATGACGGACAACTTTCTTTTCCTGGACGGACATGTCACCCCGCTTGGGGAAGGTTCGGAGGGGGAAGGCGAAGAACTCGAAGGCCATTACATCGCCTGGTATCGCTAA
- a CDS encoding DUF4838 domain-containing protein, producing MRKIRLDIMCMAIVTATGTWAASTSADTLASRIAIVVAEQATPAERNAADQLQRYLGKIYGVEFDVIAEPAEERDHIFVGRSQWTQGIDLGPLGTEGIVIQTRERDMILIGGPPRGTLNAVFTFLQDEMGCRWYAPDEQLIPERKLSESDLSQGLRSLVGELDVRYMPPFTHRQYFGQSTQDVEFAVKNRLNGRNWQRPIPEEWGGNVYMAQPTGGHTLIRSFLKPDDHFDTHPEWFAWREEAGEHQTSQPCLTHPEVHEQVTVEVLAYLEEHYPTWEAGPKIVSVSNADNDRYCECERCTEVYEREGAKSGALLELVNAVADAVAEDYPDVLVSTLAYWKTSTPPARLRARPNVLIHLGTMQRDHKVGVDQTKYGDYLQRWGRVAQHLYIWDYDTNYHNYMRPHPSYRAVPRSLKFFRVRGVTGVFVQGGWGKPELHNMRAWVNGQLLWDPSRNPRALMREFAEAYYGEAASYVLDYMETIYRAVQRAEKSYLSVYGTTDTWLKLPDMNRAQELITQARTAVEDDERLRERIDLLQMGLDMIWLERYEELRNAAEETNAPFNGPDDPLALVDHYAENPLNVATMREGQSGDYGQFLSRIRETLTSE from the coding sequence ATGAGAAAGATTCGCCTCGACATCATGTGCATGGCCATCGTGACTGCGACGGGAACCTGGGCCGCGAGCACGTCGGCTGACACACTGGCGTCGCGCATCGCCATCGTCGTCGCGGAGCAGGCCACGCCGGCGGAGCGAAATGCAGCGGATCAATTGCAGCGATACCTCGGCAAGATCTATGGCGTTGAATTCGACGTGATCGCAGAGCCCGCGGAAGAACGGGACCACATCTTCGTCGGTCGTTCACAATGGACGCAAGGTATTGACTTGGGACCGTTGGGGACCGAGGGGATCGTGATACAGACGCGCGAGCGAGACATGATCCTGATCGGCGGTCCGCCGAGGGGCACGCTGAACGCCGTGTTCACGTTTCTTCAGGACGAGATGGGCTGTCGCTGGTATGCGCCAGACGAGCAACTGATCCCCGAAAGGAAGTTGAGCGAAAGCGATCTTTCGCAAGGGCTTCGTTCGCTCGTGGGTGAATTGGACGTGCGGTATATGCCGCCTTTTACGCATCGACAATATTTCGGACAGTCAACTCAGGACGTCGAATTCGCGGTAAAGAACCGGCTCAACGGCCGTAACTGGCAACGCCCGATTCCAGAGGAATGGGGCGGGAATGTCTACATGGCCCAACCCACCGGTGGGCATACGCTGATTCGAAGTTTCCTCAAGCCGGACGATCACTTCGACACCCACCCCGAATGGTTTGCCTGGCGGGAGGAGGCCGGTGAGCATCAGACGAGCCAACCTTGCCTGACCCACCCCGAGGTGCACGAGCAGGTGACGGTTGAGGTGTTGGCCTATCTTGAGGAGCATTATCCGACGTGGGAAGCGGGGCCGAAGATCGTTTCGGTCAGCAACGCTGACAATGACCGGTATTGCGAATGCGAACGTTGTACGGAGGTGTACGAACGCGAGGGCGCGAAATCCGGCGCTCTGCTGGAACTGGTGAACGCGGTCGCGGACGCCGTTGCGGAAGATTATCCCGATGTGCTGGTGAGTACGCTAGCCTACTGGAAGACATCGACGCCCCCGGCTCGCTTGCGAGCACGGCCGAATGTCCTGATCCATCTAGGCACCATGCAGCGTGATCATAAAGTGGGCGTGGATCAAACCAAATATGGCGACTATCTGCAGCGGTGGGGTCGGGTAGCGCAACATCTCTACATCTGGGACTACGACACCAATTATCACAACTACATGCGCCCGCACCCGAGCTATCGCGCGGTGCCGAGGAGTTTGAAGTTCTTCCGTGTCCGAGGCGTGACGGGCGTATTCGTCCAAGGCGGTTGGGGCAAGCCGGAGCTGCACAACATGCGTGCATGGGTCAACGGCCAACTGCTCTGGGACCCAAGCCGCAACCCGCGGGCGTTGATGCGTGAATTCGCAGAAGCGTACTACGGTGAAGCCGCGTCATACGTCCTTGACTACATGGAAACCATCTATCGCGCCGTACAACGAGCGGAGAAAAGCTACCTGAGTGTGTATGGCACAACCGATACGTGGCTGAAACTCCCAGACATGAACCGGGCCCAGGAACTGATCACCCAGGCTCGAACAGCCGTGGAAGACGACGAACGTCTTCGTGAACGGATCGACCTGCTGCAGATGGGCCTCGACATGATCTGGCTGGAGCGTTACGAGGAACTCCGCAACGCCGCTGAAGAAACGAACGCGCCGTTTAACGGACCTGACGACCCGCTCGCCCTCGTGGACCATTACGCGGAGAATCCGCTGAATGTGGCGACGATGAGAGAAGGCCAATCGGGTGATTACGGCCAGTTTCTTTCCCGCATCCGAGAGACACTGACTTCGGAGTGA
- a CDS encoding molybdopterin-dependent oxidoreductase: MPKLSIDGQTYEFEGKKSILQVALDNGVEIPHYCYHPGLSVVASCRICLAEISQPNPRNDNKVELVPKLVPTCQTPAADGMEVHLSSPKSVANQKAVMEYLLINHPLDCPVCDQAGECSLQDYSYKYGRAKSRFDETKIKQPKKNLGTHVLLYADRCIMCTRCVRFTREVTGTNEIGVFGRGNNEQIDVFPGNPLENELSGNVVDLCPVGALLDKDFLMSMRVWNLEKAASIDGITASGDNISIEYNKFEGKVYRIKPRTNMDVNTWWISDEIRFGYKFINHEDRFRSPTHKVQGTHEECDWNQAYKQVIEKYQQIVKDKGEGSLAVMVSPMLPCEEAYLLGKLALAVDPQATLAVGPVPTKGQDKTFPGGYTVLAEKAPNARGVRRALGQLSDNVIEYDDLLKQLKTGKIAATLITGNYPSDWTTPEFVEALTSGDRYNVLIDTLPSGLYEKVDVMLPGATWAEKAGTFENHKHRLQSFNQAIPVIELAKNEGQIALDLLAAVGAAERQRYDVKALRREMGDAFVTDVHHPPIALKQLTDMQYVEL; this comes from the coding sequence ATGCCTAAGCTCAGCATTGACGGCCAGACATACGAATTCGAAGGCAAGAAGTCCATCCTCCAGGTCGCCCTGGACAATGGCGTCGAAATCCCTCACTACTGCTACCACCCCGGCCTCTCGGTGGTGGCGAGCTGCCGCATATGCCTTGCGGAGATCTCGCAGCCTAACCCGCGCAATGACAACAAGGTAGAGCTGGTCCCCAAGCTCGTGCCCACCTGCCAGACCCCCGCGGCCGACGGCATGGAAGTCCACCTGTCCAGCCCCAAGTCCGTCGCCAACCAGAAGGCGGTGATGGAGTACCTGCTGATCAACCACCCGCTGGACTGCCCCGTCTGCGATCAGGCCGGCGAGTGCTCGCTTCAGGACTACAGCTACAAGTACGGTCGGGCCAAGAGCCGATTCGACGAAACCAAAATCAAACAGCCGAAGAAAAACCTCGGCACGCACGTGCTGCTCTACGCCGACCGCTGCATCATGTGCACCCGCTGCGTCCGCTTCACCCGCGAAGTCACCGGCACGAACGAAATCGGCGTGTTCGGCAGAGGCAACAACGAACAGATCGACGTCTTCCCCGGCAACCCGCTCGAAAACGAGCTGTCCGGCAACGTCGTCGACCTCTGCCCCGTCGGCGCTCTGCTCGACAAAGATTTCCTCATGTCCATGCGCGTGTGGAACCTGGAGAAGGCCGCCAGCATCGACGGCATCACCGCCAGCGGCGACAACATCTCCATCGAATACAACAAGTTCGAAGGCAAGGTCTATCGCATCAAGCCACGCACGAACATGGACGTGAACACGTGGTGGATCAGCGACGAAATCCGCTTCGGCTACAAGTTCATCAACCACGAAGACCGCTTCCGCTCGCCCACGCACAAGGTCCAGGGGACGCACGAAGAATGCGACTGGAACCAGGCGTACAAGCAGGTCATCGAAAAGTATCAGCAGATCGTCAAAGACAAGGGCGAAGGCTCGTTGGCCGTCATGGTCAGCCCGATGCTGCCTTGCGAAGAAGCGTACCTGCTGGGCAAGCTGGCGCTGGCGGTCGATCCGCAGGCGACGCTCGCCGTCGGCCCCGTGCCCACGAAGGGCCAGGACAAGACCTTCCCCGGCGGCTACACCGTGCTCGCGGAGAAAGCCCCGAACGCTCGCGGTGTCCGCCGAGCCTTGGGCCAACTTTCGGACAACGTCATCGAGTACGACGATCTGCTCAAGCAACTCAAGACTGGCAAGATCGCCGCGACGCTGATCACCGGCAACTACCCCAGCGACTGGACGACGCCGGAATTCGTCGAGGCGTTGACCAGTGGTGATCGCTACAACGTCCTGATCGACACGCTGCCGAGCGGGTTGTACGAGAAGGTGGACGTGATGCTGCCCGGTGCGACGTGGGCGGAGAAGGCCGGCACGTTCGAGAACCACAAGCATCGACTGCAGAGCTTTAACCAGGCGATCCCCGTGATTGAGCTGGCGAAGAACGAGGGGCAGATCGCCCTCGACCTGCTGGCCGCGGTGGGTGCGGCTGAGCGTCAGCGATATGACGTGAAGGCGCTTCGCCGTGAGATGGGCGATGCATTCGTGACCGACGTGCACCACCCGCCGATCGCGCTGAAGCAGCTGACTGACATGCAATATGTCGAGCTGTAA
- a CDS encoding Tfp pilus assembly protein FimT/FimU — MTDTRPHTRLRTVGPGYTMIELIMVVTTVAIVAALAVPMLGGTANSRLAAAARVLAADIDHARVASITRADQPTVVVFIDEGKGYQLAYAHDTDEPIGHPIDHRPYKVRFGVGQAKHLVGVTVDSSAIESSTIDGEPVLRFGRFGQIQQADDTPLPITLSVDNRSVTLTVDPTSGEVAVGTVQVH; from the coding sequence ATGACAGACACACGCCCGCATACCCGCCTCCGTACCGTCGGCCCCGGCTACACGATGATCGAACTGATCATGGTGGTGACGACCGTTGCGATCGTCGCAGCACTCGCGGTGCCGATGCTCGGCGGCACGGCCAACAGTCGGCTCGCCGCCGCTGCACGTGTGCTCGCCGCCGACATCGACCACGCCCGCGTCGCTTCGATCACCCGGGCCGACCAGCCGACCGTCGTGGTCTTTATTGATGAAGGCAAGGGCTACCAACTCGCCTACGCACACGACACCGACGAGCCGATCGGCCACCCGATCGACCACCGCCCCTACAAAGTACGCTTCGGCGTCGGCCAGGCGAAGCACCTCGTCGGCGTCACCGTCGACAGCTCCGCCATCGAAAGCTCCACCATCGACGGCGAACCCGTGCTCCGCTTCGGACGCTTCGGCCAGATCCAGCAGGCCGACGACACGCCGCTGCCGATCACCCTCTCCGTGGACAACCGCTCCGTCACGCTCACGGTCGACCCGACCAGCGGCGAAGTGGCCGTCGGCACTGTTCAGGTGCATTGA
- a CDS encoding type II secretion system protein J, with protein sequence MIANRHRGMTLIELILAVAITAVVGMAVVAMLSAVDYGTNSSRDLRELVVRSKTLTERINDLVHQADEVLAVGEDYIVLWVRDVENLDGDTVYRHELRHLAHDSNTNELHLYIAADTSPNTTYDATADFSNLLATEQSRRLARGVASWQVELDPAEPADARLVTYRLALTVGGLQESIISSAALRNR encoded by the coding sequence GTGATAGCCAACCGTCATCGTGGCATGACACTCATCGAGCTGATCCTGGCGGTGGCCATCACCGCCGTGGTTGGCATGGCGGTGGTCGCCATGCTCAGCGCGGTCGACTACGGCACGAACTCCAGCCGTGACCTGCGCGAGCTGGTTGTTCGCAGCAAGACGCTCACCGAGCGTATCAACGACCTCGTCCACCAGGCCGACGAGGTGCTCGCCGTCGGCGAAGACTACATCGTGCTCTGGGTTCGTGACGTTGAAAACCTCGACGGCGACACCGTCTACCGCCACGAGTTGCGTCACCTGGCCCATGATTCAAACACCAACGAGCTGCACCTATACATCGCCGCGGACACCAGCCCGAACACGACCTACGACGCAACTGCCGACTTCAGCAACCTGCTCGCCACCGAACAATCCAGACGGCTGGCACGCGGCGTGGCGAGTTGGCAGGTCGAGCTCGATCCGGCCGAACCGGCCGACGCCCGGCTGGTGACATATCGGCTTGCCCTGACCGTCGGCGGCCTGCAGGAGTCCATCATCAGCTCCGCCGCGCTGCGCAACCGCTAA
- a CDS encoding alcohol dehydrogenase catalytic domain-containing protein, with product MQAITFDGKQPKFVTNRPHPEPTSGEVVIRPTRLGICSTDLEICRGYMGFTGVLGHEFVGVVESVAPKAGREVRQWVGKRVVGTINCTCGRCDMCRKGLKEHCRDRTVLGIAGRDGCFAEQFVLPARNLLEVPEHVDDDQAVFTEPLAAAYQIVRQLTVEGRPYITVLGDGRLGLLCAQVLSQLNATVRCLGKHPEKLQLCEKWGVKHRLVSEVGLRQDQDIVVDCTASATGLPMAMQMVRPRGTIVLKTTVAPQVDGKQIDLSPLVINEVNVVGSRCGPFPDALAALSAQQIDVVSLISRRMRLSDGADALRTARRSDVVKVLLEV from the coding sequence GTGCAAGCCATTACTTTCGACGGCAAGCAGCCGAAGTTCGTCACCAACCGCCCCCACCCCGAGCCGACGAGCGGCGAGGTGGTGATTCGTCCGACGCGCCTGGGCATCTGCTCGACAGATCTGGAGATCTGCCGCGGCTACATGGGCTTCACCGGCGTGTTGGGGCATGAGTTCGTCGGCGTGGTCGAGTCGGTCGCGCCCAAGGCCGGGCGGGAGGTTCGGCAGTGGGTGGGCAAGCGCGTGGTGGGCACGATCAACTGCACCTGCGGGCGCTGCGATATGTGTCGCAAAGGCCTCAAGGAACATTGCCGGGATCGCACGGTGCTCGGCATCGCCGGCCGCGACGGCTGCTTTGCTGAGCAGTTCGTGTTGCCGGCTCGCAATCTGCTGGAAGTGCCCGAACACGTCGACGACGACCAGGCGGTGTTTACCGAGCCGCTGGCGGCGGCGTACCAGATCGTAAGACAGTTGACGGTCGAAGGCAGGCCTTACATCACCGTGCTCGGCGATGGTCGGCTGGGCCTGCTGTGCGCCCAGGTGCTCAGCCAACTCAACGCGACGGTGCGCTGCCTCGGCAAGCATCCTGAAAAGTTGCAGCTTTGCGAAAAGTGGGGCGTGAAGCATCGGCTGGTCAGCGAAGTGGGTTTGCGACAGGATCAGGACATTGTCGTGGACTGCACTGCCTCGGCGACCGGCCTGCCGATGGCGATGCAGATGGTGCGCCCGCGCGGGACGATCGTGTTGAAGACGACCGTTGCGCCGCAGGTGGACGGGAAGCAGATCGACCTTTCGCCGTTGGTGATCAACGAAGTGAACGTGGTGGGCAGTCGATGCGGGCCGTTTCCCGATGCACTCGCTGCGCTCAGTGCGCAGCAGATCGATGTGGTGAGCCTGATCAGTCGGCGGATGCGCCTCAGCGATGGTGCAGACGCGCTGCGGACCGCGCGGCGGTCGGATGTGGTGAAGGTGCTGCTGGAAGTATGA
- a CDS encoding NAD(+)/NADH kinase: MTELPIADASPLPRPIQHVLILANKGKPLVTQALREFRPWLDERVNIAAEVDTDKLQPSDAQDLPEADLAIVLGGDGTFLSQARAFINRDMPLLGVNFGKLGFLAEFTIEDLKHHWPEIADGSCRMSRRMMIDVFVYPEGAPEWGGNGATMPAPSFYAIAMNDAVITAGPPYRMIELELAIEPRHAGTSATTFTGDGVIVSTPSGSTAYNIAAGGPIVSPGIDGLCLTAICPHTLAFRPIVFNANCETWLALRRANAGTSLVIDGQVSAHLEAGQQILVKKHPRALQLVHNPDINYWKMLAHKMHWAARPRSV; encoded by the coding sequence ATGACCGAACTGCCCATCGCCGACGCATCGCCGCTGCCGCGGCCGATCCAGCACGTGCTGATCCTGGCCAACAAGGGCAAGCCGCTGGTAACCCAGGCGCTGCGCGAGTTCCGCCCCTGGCTGGACGAGCGCGTCAACATCGCCGCCGAGGTCGACACGGACAAGCTCCAGCCAAGCGATGCGCAAGACCTGCCCGAAGCGGACCTGGCCATCGTGCTCGGCGGCGATGGCACGTTTCTCTCGCAGGCCCGCGCGTTCATCAATCGCGACATGCCGCTGCTCGGCGTCAACTTCGGCAAGCTCGGCTTCCTCGCTGAGTTCACCATCGAAGACCTCAAGCACCACTGGCCCGAGATCGCCGACGGCAGCTGCCGGATGAGTCGGCGAATGATGATCGACGTGTTCGTCTACCCCGAAGGCGCACCGGAATGGGGCGGCAACGGCGCGACCATGCCCGCCCCGTCTTTTTACGCCATCGCCATGAACGACGCCGTCATTACCGCCGGCCCGCCTTACCGCATGATCGAACTCGAACTCGCCATCGAGCCCCGACACGCCGGCACGAGCGCCACCACCTTCACCGGCGACGGCGTCATCGTCTCCACCCCATCCGGCTCGACGGCTTATAACATCGCCGCCGGCGGCCCCATCGTCTCACCAGGCATCGACGGCCTCTGTCTCACCGCCATCTGCCCCCACACCCTCGCCTTCCGCCCCATCGTCTTCAACGCCAACTGCGAAACTTGGCTCGCCCTGCGACGCGCCAACGCGGGCACATCCCTCGTCATCGACGGCCAGGTCTCCGCCCACCTCGAAGCCGGGCAGCAGATCCTCGTCAAAAAACATCCCCGCGCCCTGCAACTCGTTCACAACCCCGACATCAACTACTGGAAGATGCTCGCCCACAAAATGCACTGGGCAGCCCGGCCGCGGTCGGTCTGA
- a CDS encoding endo-1,4-beta-xylanase — protein sequence MTRVRWMWIVVAWLVATPATAQVLDGEWVRRSEQRIADARQTDLRVVVLDANDRAVVDAPVRVEQVRHDFPVGFTLRDTTWPSAYNADAPLWRVFNAIAIDGVTGWSAYDEADRDALAKVIQEARQRGMFVRWGGGIAADMARNPDWLSDVAADDQRLAIEAHARQIVQRYGWQVDQLDLYTHALDHDLIERRFGLPALRGLYEQARADSPNLKLGVRVHDRLVGDRLQELVRAITDWRHSFVPVDVVAIEQRVRGTLAQAPVERALSWLSELDVQVVLVGLEVGGVSDAAAAMNLETLLRLLFADENVGGIWFGDMSAEEVGTPYAELFDADGELTHGGQLVDRLFSELWWTDETLHTDELGNARTRVFAGTHRITAELGEGRSVEMTVHVPMDADERMVVVQEGF from the coding sequence ATGACTCGCGTGCGCTGGATGTGGATCGTTGTTGCATGGCTTGTCGCGACGCCGGCTACGGCACAGGTGCTCGACGGCGAGTGGGTGCGACGCAGCGAGCAGCGCATCGCGGACGCACGGCAGACGGACCTGCGTGTCGTCGTGCTCGATGCAAACGATCGAGCGGTGGTCGACGCACCGGTGCGCGTCGAGCAGGTGCGGCATGACTTTCCGGTCGGCTTCACGCTGCGCGACACGACGTGGCCGAGCGCGTACAACGCCGACGCGCCGCTGTGGCGGGTTTTTAATGCAATCGCGATCGACGGCGTGACCGGCTGGTCCGCTTATGACGAGGCCGACCGCGATGCATTGGCGAAGGTCATTCAAGAAGCACGCCAGCGCGGGATGTTCGTGCGGTGGGGCGGCGGCATCGCGGCGGACATGGCGCGCAACCCGGACTGGCTTTCGGATGTGGCGGCCGACGATCAACGGCTTGCCATCGAAGCACACGCGCGACAGATAGTGCAACGCTACGGCTGGCAGGTTGATCAGCTCGACCTTTACACCCATGCCCTCGATCATGACCTGATCGAACGGCGGTTCGGCTTGCCAGCGCTGCGCGGGTTGTATGAACAGGCCCGCGCGGACAGCCCGAACCTCAAGCTGGGCGTACGCGTGCACGATCGACTCGTCGGCGACCGCTTGCAGGAACTGGTGCGGGCGATCACCGACTGGCGGCACAGCTTCGTGCCGGTGGACGTTGTGGCGATCGAGCAGCGCGTTCGCGGCACGCTCGCGCAAGCGCCGGTGGAGCGGGCGCTGTCGTGGTTGAGCGAACTGGATGTGCAGGTGGTGCTCGTGGGGCTGGAGGTCGGTGGGGTGAGTGACGCGGCGGCGGCGATGAATCTGGAAACCCTGTTGCGGCTGCTGTTCGCGGATGAGAACGTGGGCGGTATCTGGTTCGGCGACATGTCGGCCGAGGAGGTGGGCACGCCTTACGCCGAGCTGTTTGATGCGGACGGCGAACTGACGCACGGGGGGCAACTGGTGGACCGACTGTTCAGTGAGTTGTGGTGGACGGATGAAACACTGCACACCGATGAGTTGGGCAACGCGCGAACGCGGGTGTTTGCCGGGACGCATCGCATTACGGCTGAGCTTGGCGAAGGGCGGTCGGTGGAGATGACCGTTCATGTGCCGATGGATGCGGACGAGCGGATGGTGGTGGTGCAGGAAGGGTTTTGA